In the genome of Natronorubrum daqingense, the window TCGCAGCAGCCAATGCTGATGCTCCGGTTATTCCGGGTGAGGAGATCATCGAGTTCGACGAGAGCCAACTGAGTCAATTAGGGATCGAAGCGGACGATCTTCGACTGTTCTTCCCGCGAAGCGTCGCCTGCTTCAAAGCAGCCGGTGGAAACATGCGTTACTTCCACGGGGGTATTTCGATGCAGGAGTTAGCAGTCCCCTGCCTTACAGTGACGACCGTTGAGCGCGAGGACGAAGACGCTCCGATCGAATACGACGTGTCGTTCCCAGACAACGTAACAAACACCATCGTCGACGTAACGATTGCTGCTCGGAGTAGTCAGCTTTCGTTTTCCCGGACGCCGACACTCCGACTCACGGCAACGGTCGATGGTCGAGAGGTGGCGGAACCGAAACTCATCGAGGTCAACCAGGGCGAGAACGAAGCAACGCTCCGTCTGAAAAGCGGCGAACTCGACGAGGACGCAACCATTTTGTTCGAGGCGATTGACGAAGAGACGCGTGAGACAGTGGCCAAGGGTGAAGCGAAAAATGACATCATTATGCGTGAAGACTTCGAATTCGATATCTAATGACCCGACGTGAACTCGACCAAAAGGCGCTCGAGCACTTTTCTGGGCGCGTCGTCCGGAAAGATCTCGTCCAGGACATCAAATCGGGTGCGAACGTCCCGACGTATGTCTTGGAGTATCTCGTCGGTCAGTATTGTGCCACCGATAGTGAGTCGGCGATCGAGGAAGGCGTCGAGAGAGTAAAAGAAATACTGAAGAAACACTATGTCCGGCCCGACGAGGCGGAGTTCATCAAGTCGGAGGTTCGTGAACGGGGCCGCTACCGCGTGATTGACAAAGTGAATGTCCACCTCGACGAACGTCAAGACGCATACGTCGGCTCGTTCGTCAATCTGCAAATTAGCAACGTCGAGATCAACGAACATCTCGTCAGCAAACACCCCAAACTGCTTGGTGGAGGCGTGTGGGCGGTTATTGACCTCGAGTATCTCCCAGACAACGTTGGATCGGAGCACAGCCTCTTTGGAATTGACTCGTTCAAACCGATTCAGGTATCGAGTCTCGATCTCGAGGAGATCAAAGAGCGTCGTCGAGAGTTCACACGCGACGAGTGGCGCGATCTACTGCTGCACAGTCTAGGATACGATCCAGCTACGTTCTCCGATCGAGAGAAGATGCTCTTTCTCACCCGATGCCTCCCTCTCTGTGAGAATAACTATAATTACGTTGAGCTCGGCCCACGGGGGACCGGAAAGAGCTTCTTGTACCGCGAGATCAGCCCTCACTCAATCCTTATTTCTGGAGGCAAGACGACGGTCGCAAAGCTGTTCCTAAACCTCAATACGGGACAAATAGGTCTCGTTGGTCGATGGGATGTCGTCGCTTTCGACGAGGTCGGGGGGCTGCAATTTTCCGATTCGGAGGCAGTCCAGATGCTCAAAGATTACATGGAGTCTGGGAGTTTCTCGCGCGGCACTGAAGAACTCTCAGCGCGTGCATCAATGGTCTACGTCGGAAACATCGATCTCGATGTTGAAGGTGTTCTCAAAAGCTCACATCTCTTCAAGCCGTTCCCCGATGATATGCAAGATCTCGCGCTAATCGATCGCTTCCACTATTATCTTCCCGGCTGGGAAATTCCAAAGATGCGCTCGGAGTTCTTCGACGATCAGTTTGGATTCATCGTCGATTACTTCTCCGAGTTCATGCGTGAACTGCGGAAAGAATCCCACGGCGACGCGATAAACGAGTACTTCGCCTTCGGCGATCACCTGAACCAGCGAGATGAACGAGCGGTCCGAAAGACCGTTTCAGGATTCCTGAAAATGCTCCATCCGCACGGTGAGTACACAAAAGAAGAGCTCCGGGAATACCTCGAATTCGCTATGGAAGGGCGGCGACGAGTGAAAGAACAGTTGAAGCGGATGGGTGGAATGGAGTACAGGGCGGTCAACTTCTCGTATATCGATCTGGATACTCGAGAGGAGATCTTCGTCACCGTTCCGGAGGAAGCAGAGGAGACACTCATTCCGCAGGGAACGCAACAGCCGGGCTCTATCTATACGATTGGGAACACCGAGTCTCAGAATGCCGTTTTCCGGATCGAGACACAGGCACTTCCAGGGAAAGGGAAAAAGAGCATCTCGGGTACTCCCGGATCTGAAATGAAAGAGGAGTTCGAAACAGCGTATGACTATCTGAAGGCAAACATGCGTGAGCTTTCTCGCGAAGAGTCCCTTGACGATCACGACATCAAAATTCAGGTGTTAAACCCATCAGATGCCTCGGAAGGAAAGGCTACCAGTGTCGGGTTCCTAGTTGGAATCATCTCGAGTATACTCGATCGACCAGTACGTCCGCGTCT includes:
- the brxL gene encoding protease Lon-related BREX system protein BrxL, giving the protein MTRRELDQKALEHFSGRVVRKDLVQDIKSGANVPTYVLEYLVGQYCATDSESAIEEGVERVKEILKKHYVRPDEAEFIKSEVRERGRYRVIDKVNVHLDERQDAYVGSFVNLQISNVEINEHLVSKHPKLLGGGVWAVIDLEYLPDNVGSEHSLFGIDSFKPIQVSSLDLEEIKERRREFTRDEWRDLLLHSLGYDPATFSDREKMLFLTRCLPLCENNYNYVELGPRGTGKSFLYREISPHSILISGGKTTVAKLFLNLNTGQIGLVGRWDVVAFDEVGGLQFSDSEAVQMLKDYMESGSFSRGTEELSARASMVYVGNIDLDVEGVLKSSHLFKPFPDDMQDLALIDRFHYYLPGWEIPKMRSEFFDDQFGFIVDYFSEFMRELRKESHGDAINEYFAFGDHLNQRDERAVRKTVSGFLKMLHPHGEYTKEELREYLEFAMEGRRRVKEQLKRMGGMEYRAVNFSYIDLDTREEIFVTVPEEAEETLIPQGTQQPGSIYTIGNTESQNAVFRIETQALPGKGKKSISGTPGSEMKEEFETAYDYLKANMRELSREESLDDHDIKIQVLNPSDASEGKATSVGFLVGIISSILDRPVRPRLVVLGSMSLMGELVEASSLVDKLQLAVDSGAGTVLLPAKNKDSFSKIPDEILDELELVFYTDPIEAASKALQLE